A section of the Naumovozyma dairenensis CBS 421 chromosome 5, complete genome genome encodes:
- the PTC3 gene encoding type 2C protein phosphatase PTC3 (similar to Saccharomyces cerevisiae PTC3 (YBL056W) and PTC2 (YER089C); ancestral locus Anc_7.374), with translation MGQILSNPIIDKTVFSGTDEFTSFGISSMQGWRINMEDSDIQELKVQIVNTATDLEEEDHLALFAVFDGHGGPNVARFCREKFTSIFKRQFASIEQKQKQKHLESMYMDALENTFFDLDKELLSRSFNVNEKSGSTAIVILISKKLNLVICANAGDSRSIISIDGQAKNLSFDHKPNLINEKLRIEKAGGFIEMNRVNGNLALSRAIGDFNYKMNDKLSKYEQMVTCAPDFITHTLDYADDEFVILACDGIWDCLSSQDCIDLVHYGIHLGNMSLTDICSKIIDCVLSPDAEGSGIGCDNMTIIIVALLKNEESLHDWFQRIRNKNSNNKKNLISFEQKRRQIFSYYKFPDDDKLIFNATSGPPIENKAASTNNDKKGTTSNNDKEESHDEKDSKTGNPLNLFSLDKLLKADAKMNENVNTETMYEDNSISQMIASLSDAAAGETGPDTTDDGDDDDDECESANEKKRTNSTE, from the coding sequence ATGGGCCAAATCTTATCAAATCCAATCATTGACAAAACGGTATTCTCAGGAACAGATGAGTTCACATCGTTTGGTATATCATCTATGCAAGGATGGAGAATAAACATGGAAGATTCCGATattcaagaattaaaaGTTCAAATAGTAAACACTGCAACTGACCTAGAGGAAGAAGATCATTTGGCACTTTTCGCAGTTTTCGATGGACATGGTGGACCAAACGTAGCTAGATTTTGTAGAGAAAAATTTACTTCAATATTTAAACGACAGTTCGCATCAATTGAACAGAAGCAGAAACAGAAACATTTGGAATCCATGTACATGGATGCATTAGAGAATACATTCTTCGATTTGGATAAAGAATTGTTGTCAAGATCATTTAACgttaatgaaaaaagtgGGTCCACAGCAATTgttattttaatttcaaagaaattgaatttagTAATTTGTGCCAATGCAGGTGATTCCAGATCGATTATTTCCATAGATGGTCAAGCaaagaatttatcattCGATCATAAGccaaatttaattaatgagAAATTAAGAATTGAGAAAGCAGGTGGATTCATTGAAATGAATCGTGTTAATGGAAACTTAGCACTATCGAGAGCTATTGGTGATTTTAATTATAAAATGAATGATAAATTGTCGAAATATGAGCAAATGGTTACATGTGCTCCTGATTTCATAACGCATACCTTAGATTATGCGGATGACGAATTTGTAATACTAGCATGTGATGGAATATGGGATTGTTTATCTTCACAGGATTGTATCGATTTGGTTCATTATGGGATACATTTAGGTAATATGTCATTGACTGATATTTGTTCTAAAATAATTGATTGTGTATTATCCCCGGATGCAGAAGGATCAGGTATCGGATGTGATAATATGACTATAATAATTGTGgcattattgaaaaatgaagaatctTTACACGATTGGTTCCAACGtattagaaataaaaactcaaataataagaaaaatttaatttcgTTCGAACagaaaagaagacaaaTTTTTAGTTACTATAAATTCcctgatgatgataaattaatattcaatGCTACTTCAGGGCCACCTATAGAAAACAAAGCTGCCTCcacaaataatgataaaaaggGTACAACAAGTAATAACGACAAGGAGGAAAGCCACGATGAAAAAGATTCAAAAACTGGTAATCCATTAAATCTATTTTCTCTCGATAAACTATTAAAGGCTGACGCCaaaatgaatgaaaacGTAAACACGGAGACAATGTATGAAGATAACTCAATAAGTCAAATGATAGCTTCATTAAGTGACGCAGCTGCAGGCGAGACTGGTCCAGATACTACAGACGATGgcgatgacgatgatgacgaATGTGAGAGTGCTAATGAGAAAAAACGAACTAACAGTACCGAATAA
- the YEL1 gene encoding Arf family guanine nucleotide exchange factor YEL1 (similar to Saccharomyces cerevisiae YBL060W; ancestral locus Anc_7.384), which yields MPSSDADVNVILDLLDNIQPSKSTKNAIISSPSIHSKSRTLLESPKLTNINDFVELNRLDPNNYNNAERNNNTSPRINISQGEQSSNTIIPMNTPLSSIDSSQGNTEQNDINNKNLNYRKIDNKDSDTDTDVDETYAVTCDILKGTLQGYSFKDYADFLGSKENHEILQTFIHLLRPLPLSLLSVLQKISSNLYFIAEAQNIDRILEETSKQWVQCHPDTIWKSNYKLCHIVLFSLLILNSDLHNNITATSNNNKSKTNISGSKHQQKFTSSAFISNTIYALEREPESHNIDMNQIRPHLQHELLSYYEALKYTPLPLFSKHSSKHARPSSIRTSSKLSFNFDNNNNNNDRQYQMDRSNSRTQSIYSTNDSILTSSTTTTTTTTTTTTTKARREFENTTSNWKFHHNIPLPQLYTKEPIDDLLLRNKSTKKLWNIDSILSIIDKNKMMDVATYDDNITSSGNPVDPSSSSSNNKRGSINSNNNNNNKSIFKWLKITNKRNSLFDEKKSQLSMLEANSKWVKARIRIFEGRIFIFKLKKNIVLHSENNLTNNFDHFKKICSDYFVYNLYECISEVFQDNVIIGSHTTGNHTSTRKKTNPVGNFTISFPNGINGGANVLEFKTNSIKDAHDYVSCINFWAARLTPIPMTQFEIVSNQEYGWSDRLLNAYKDNLTNDEANKIRLCVWKPLLSLELLYDDMDSLLNGQTNFELQLLQLKQFTQQLDEWIDKHNEIKSKIIELWSGTQFFEKVMDNWNAKYLYMFTQYKKRSSYLRALEKVRDTINTALAE from the coding sequence ATGCCTAGTAGTGATGCGGATGTTAACGTAATATTGGATCTATTAGATAATATACAACCGAGCAAATCTACAAAGAATGCCATTATATCCTCTCCCTCCATACATTCGAAGTCTCGTACTTTATTAGAATCTCCAAAACTaacaaatattaatgattttgtGGAATTAAATCGGCTAGATCCCAATAATTATAACAATGctgaaagaaataataacacaTCACCACGTATAAATATAAGTCAAGGTGAACAATCATCGAATACAATCATTCCTATGAATACACCTCTATCATCTATAGATAGTTCGCAAGGAAATACTGAGCAAAAcgatataaataataagaatttGAACTATCGGAAGATTGACAATAAAGATAGTGATACTGATACTGATGTTGATGAGACATATGCAGTAACATGTGACATCTTAAAAGGAACATTACAAGGTTattcatttaaagattATGCAGATTTCTTAGGTTCAAAGGAAAACCATGAAATCTTGCAAACTTTTATCCATTTATTACGACCGttaccattatcattattgtctgtattacaaaaaatatcatccaATCTTTATTTCATTGCAGAAGctcaaaatattgatagAATATTAGAAGAAACAAGTAAACAATGGGTACAATGCCATCCTGATACTATTTGGAAATCGAATTATAAATTGTGTCATATTGtcttattttctttgttaatattgaattccGATTtgcataataatataactGCTACGtctaataacaataaaagCAAAACCAATATTAGTGGTAGCAAGCACCAGCAAAAATTTACGTCAAGTGCATTCATTTCAAATACTATATATGCATTGGAAAGGGAACCAGAGTCtcataatattgatatgaATCAAATTAGACCACATTTACAAcatgaattattatcatattatGAAGCATTGAAATATACACCGCTGCCACTGTTTTCTAAACATTCCTCAAAGCATGCCAGACCATCATCAATAAGAACATCGTCGAAactttctttcaattttgataataataataataataatgatagaCAATATCAAATGGATAGATCTAATTCTAGAACTCAATCAATATATTCGACCAACGACTCTATACTTACATcgtcaacaacaacaacaacaactactactactactactactacgAAAGCAAGACgagaatttgaaaacacTACatcaaattggaaatttcaTCACAATATACCATTACCTCAATTATATACAAAGGAACCAATCGATGATCTTTTACTTCGAAATAAATCTACAAAGAAACTTTGGAACATCGATAGTATTCTTAGTATAATCGATAAAAATAAGATGATGGATGTAGCCACGTacgatgataatattacaaGTAGTGGTAATCCAGTGGATCCTTCGTCGTCTTCAAGCAATAACAAAAGAGGATCCATtaacagcaacaacaacaataataataaatcgATATTCAAATGGTTGAAAATAACTAATAAGagaaattcattatttgatgaGAAAAAATCTCAACTATCAATGTTAGAAGCCAATTCCAAGTGGGTGAAAGCAAGGATAAGAATCTTCGAAGGTAGgatattcatatttaagttgaagaaaaacattGTGCTACATTCGGAAAATAATTTGACCAATAATTTCGATCATTTTAAAAAGATTTGCTCTGATTATTTCGTTTATAACCTCTATGAATGTATATCTGAAGTATTTCAAGATAATGTCATCATAGGATCTCACACAACGGGCAATCATACGAGCACgagaaagaaaacaaacCCTGTTGGGAATTTTACAATATCGTTTCCGAATGGAATTAATGGCGGTGCAAACGTTCTTGAATTCAAGacaaattcaataaaggACGCACATGATTATGTTTCATGCATTAATTTTTGGGCAGCAAGATTAACTCCAATACCAATGACGCAATTTGAAATAGTATCTAATCAAGAATATGGTTGGAGTGACAGATTATTGAATGCatataaagataatttgaCTAACGATGAAGCTAATAAGATACGTTTATGTGTTTGGAAACCGTTATTATCTCTAGAATTGTTATATGACGACATGGATAGTTTATTGAATGGACAAACTAATTTTGAATTACAACTATTGCAATTAAAACAATTCACCCAGCAATTAGATGAATGGATTGATAAGCATAATGAAATCAAAAGTAAAATAATAGAGTTATGGAGTGGTACACAgttttttgaaaaagttaTGGATAATTGGAATGCAAAATATTTGTACATGTTTACGCAATACAAGAAGAGATCATCATATCTTAGGGCTTTGGAAAAAGTACGAGATACAATAAATACTGCATTGGCTGAATAA
- the IAI11 gene encoding Iai11p (similar to Saccharomyces cerevisiae YBL059W and YER093C-A; ancestral locus Anc_7.381), with product MEEFKIRRKQQMIRFFSSTVITLVCTKLILRRLQLPKYVPSMFELNYIRPPITTVKKDLINAGMLTTGMTLGVFSMIFFGTCWNWNVSTLAELKDALNSGTTDDKQNI from the coding sequence ATggaagaatttaaaatcaGAAGGAAGCAACAAATGATTAGATTTTTCAGCTCTACAGTAATTACTCTTGTATGTACGAAGTTAATTTTACGAAGATTACAACTTCCTAAATATGTGCCTTCTATGTTCgaattgaattatattaGACCACCTATAACCACTGTAAAAAAGGATTTAATCAATGCAGGGATGTTAACTACAGGAATGACATTAGGTGTATTCTCCATGATCTTCTTTGGAACTTGTTGGAACTGGAATGTTTCTACTTTGGCTGAATTAAAAGATGCGTTGAATAGCGGTACGACTGatgataaacaaaatatataa
- the PTH2 gene encoding aminoacyl-tRNA hydrolase (similar to Saccharomyces cerevisiae PTH2 (YBL057C); ancestral locus Anc_7.376) encodes MMIPQYNSNIPLIFGIAAASLATGYYLGQLTPSHLSLNKNEKKAQKSLNAEDNTAINNDTKKNIKKNTLTKQSEQYDSEVSSDEDEEESEEEEIESTSLNDIPGEVRLSLVIRQDLNMTKGKIAAQCCHAALSCFRLIAMDPSKNLIIPTMTERWLRHGQAKITLKCPNEEIMDELYAKAMSLGVNASVIHDAGRTQIAAGSATVLGIGPAPRAVLDQITGDLKLY; translated from the coding sequence ATGATGATACCACAATacaattcaaatattccGTTGATTTTTGGAATAGCTGCTGCTTCTTTAGCTACAGGCTATTATTTAGGTCAATTGACTCCATCACATCTATCATTGaacaaaaatgaaaagaaagcGCAAAAGAGCCTTAATGCTGAAGATAATACTgctattaataatgatacaaaaaaaaatataaaaaagaacACCTTAACAAAGCAATCAGAACAATATGATTCGGAGGTTTCCAGTGATGAggacgaagaagaaagcGAAGAGGAGGAAATTGAATCCACTTCTTTGAATGATATCCCTGGTGAAGTAAGACTATCATTAGTAATACGTCAAGATTTGAACATGACAAAGGGTAAAATTGCAGCACAATGCTGTCATGCTGCTTTATCATGTTTTAGATTAATTGCCATGGATCCTTCTAAAAATCTTATAATACCTACAATGACTGAAAGATGGCTAAGGCATGGTCAAGCTAAAATTACTTTGAAATGTccaaatgaagaaataatgGATGAATTATATGCGAAGGCTATGTCTTTGGGTGTGAACGCTTCAGTCATTCATGATGCTGGAAGGACACAAATTGCAGCCGGGAGTGCTACTGTGTTGGGTATTGGACCTGCTCCAAGAGCTGTATTGGATCAAATTACTGGTGATCTGAAATTATACTAA
- the SHP1 gene encoding protein phosphatase regulator SHP1 (similar to Saccharomyces cerevisiae SHP1 (YBL058W); ancestral locus Anc_7.377), with translation MSHEVTDDDIEQFIALTNSSPAIATQFLKEFGSVNEAINSYFATQTTNDPNYRSPPVSAIQRVQDLLSDADDSHNSGKENTPSSTKSADSKGSKFMSFSDMVRTQADEEDEDPDKPRNTFAGGETSGLEVTDPNDSNALIKDLLEKAKRGGEQMERDGSSDSPAEEQHHFLGRGYRLGSSVDAPSRVIEGDRDAVGPMPKRVAREITFWKEGFQVGDGELYRYDDPANSFYLKELNQGRAPLNLLNVEFGQEVDVNVHKKIDESFKPPKRKLGGFHGQGQRLGSPIPGESESSVEPSILKAKAEETTAAKTEVEEPKGDTSVQIRYASGKREVFRCYSTDKVQKLYDHVMENTQDHSRTFTLNHAFPVKPVENLDSTIKDADLVNSVVVQRWA, from the coding sequence ATGTCACACGAAGTTACAGACGACGATATCGAACAATTCATTGCATTGACAAATTCATCACCTGCAATTGCCACACAATTCTTAAAAGAATTTGGATCGGTCAATGAAGCTataaattcatattttgCTACACAAACGACAAATGATCCAAATTATCGCTCTCCTCCTGTCTCTGCTATTCAAAGGGTTCAAGATCTACTAAGTGATGCTGATGATAGTCATAATAGTGGGAAGGAAAATACACCTAGTTCCACTAAGAGTGCTGATAGTAAGGGAAGTAAATTTATGAGTTTTTCTGATATGGTTCGAACTCAAGCTGATGAAGAGGATGAAGATCCTGATAAACCAAGAAATACATTTGCAGGTGGTGAAACATCAGGATTGGAAGTCACTGATCCAAATGATTCCAACGCTTTAATTAAAGATCTTCTGGAAAAGGCCAAGAGAGGTGGTGAACAAATGGAAAGAGATGGTTCATCTGACAGTCCAGCAGAGGAACAGCATCATTTCCTTGGTAGAGGTTATAGATTGGGATCAAGTGTAGACGCTCCAAGTCGTGTTATTGAGGGTGACCGTGATGCCGTCGGTCCTATGCCAAAGAGAGTTGCTAGAGAAATTacattttggaaagaagGTTTCCAAGTAGGAGATGGAGAGTTATATCGTTATGATGATCCTGCAAATAGTTTctatttgaaagaattgaatcaaGGTAGGGCTCCACTGAACTTATTAAATGTCGAATTTGGTCAAGAAGTGGACGTTAACGTTcataaaaaaatagatGAATCATTCAAACCGCCAAAGAGGAAACTCGGCGGATTTCATGGTCAAGGGCAAAGATTGGGTTCTCCAATTCCAGGAGAATCTGAATCCAGTGTGGAACCTTCTATTTTGAAGGCGAAAGCAGAAGAAACTACGGCTGCTAAAACGGAAGTTGAAGAACCAAAAGGTGACACCTCAGTTCAAATTAGATATGCAAGTGGTAAAAGAGAAGTATTCCGTTGTTATTCAACAGATAAAGTACAGAAACTATATGATCATGTAATGGAAAATACCCAAGATCATTCAAGAACCTTTACTTTAAATCATGCCTTCCCAGTTAAACCAGTCGAAAACCTTGATTCCACAATTAAAGACGCAGATTTAGTAAATTCAGTAGTAGTACAAAGATGGGCATGA
- the NDAI0E04210 gene encoding 3'-5'-exodeoxyribonuclease (similar to Saccharomyces cerevisiae YBL055C; ancestral locus Anc_7.373): MRIVPPILLKQTKKLVTPKNMTRATKYYDIGLNLTDPMYQGIYNGKKYHESDIKQVLNRAVDRHVKCGLLTGSSWKESNQAIALSHKYGEGTGVKLYYTIGVHPCCVNEFAMEDSMTIDNPTHDEKFNESLIHDILREGSEKNKVAIKKLRQLYELIERQLQDDKERFRAVGEIGLDYDRFHYSSKQLQLVFFEEQLKLSCLIRDPKLSLFLHMRNCSNDFVTILKKFIDGFEDLEDPFNWKGMFNTRQAISYKFDKDRKFVVHSFTGSEEDMNNILNLSSNCYIGMNGCSLKIEENIECAKKIPLTRLLLETDAPWCEIRRTHESFKYLKEFIIPYKSVKRDKLAKLSMEDDWPTTMIKSRNEPCTMEQVATVVANVKELNIDEVMEQVWENSCKIYGE, encoded by the coding sequence ATGAGAATCGTTCCGCCTATACTATTGAAGcaaacaaagaaattagTGACTCCAAAGAACATGACCAGAGCAACTAAGTATTATGATATTGGGTTAAATTTAACGGATCCAATGTATCAAGGGATTTATAACGGTAAAAAATATCATGAATCTGATATTAAACAAGTACTCAATCGTGCCGTTGATCGTCATGTTAAATGTGGGTTATTAACTGGATCATCATGGAAGGAATCTAACCAAGCCATTGCCTTGTCACATAAATATGGTGAAGGCACTGGTGtgaaattatattataccATTGGTGTCCATCCTTGTTGTGTTAATGAATTTGCCATGGAGGATTCAATGACAATTGATAATCCAACACacgatgaaaaatttaatgaatcattGATTCATGATATCCTTAGGGAAGGTTCCGAGAAGAATAAAGTTGCTATTAAGAAATTACGTCAATTGtatgaattaattgaaagacaattacaagatgataaagaacGATTCCGTGCAGTAGGTGAGATTGGATTGGATTATGACCGATTCCATTATTCAAGTAAACAACTACAATTGgttttctttgaagaacaattgaaattaagtTGCCTTATTCGTGATCCTAAATTATCACTGTTTTTGCATATGAGGAATTGTTCTAATGATTTTGTTACCAtcttaaagaaatttattgatGGGTTTGAAGATTTGGAAGATCCGTTTAATTGGAAGGGTATGTTTAATACAAGGCAAGCTATTTCttataaatttgataagGATAGGAAATTTGTTGTCCATTCATTTACAGGTTCAGAGGAAGacatgaataatattttaaacTTATCATCAAATTGTTATATAGGGATGAATGGATgttcattgaaaattgaagaaaacataGAATGTGCTAAGAAAATCCCACTTACAAGGCTCTTATTAGAAACAGATGCACCATGGTGTGAAATTAGGAGGACACatgaatcatttaaatatttgaaagaatttatcattCCTTATAAATCTGTGAAAAGAGATAAATTAGCTAAATTGTCCATGGAAGATGATTGGCCTACTACTATGATTAAGTCAAGAAATGAACCTTGTACCATGGAACAAGTTGCTACCGTTGTAGCGAATGTCAAAGAACTGAATATAGATGAAGTAATGGAGCAGGTCTGGGAAAATTCATGTAAAATATATGGTGAATGA
- the CMC2 gene encoding Cmc2p (similar to Saccharomyces cerevisiae YBL059C-A; ancestral locus Anc_7.382): MHPQLEAERFHSCLDFIEALDKCHKKEYYKRIFGLCNNEKDALSQCLKEASLETKKKAIKQNREKRAQLDAKWKKIDEEEYGQDTILKKIIERQYNKKLAEESMNSEIPNQTQQKKE, encoded by the exons ATGCATCCCCAGTTAGAGGCAGAAAGATTTCATT CTTGTTTGGATTTTATCGAAGCATTAGATAAATGTCATAAAAAGGAGTATTATAAGAGAATATTTGGCctttgtaataatgaaaaggatGCCCTTTCACAATGTTTAAAAGAGGCAAGTTTAGAGACCAAGAAAAAGgcaataaaacaaaatagGGAGAAGAGAGCACAGTTAGATGCCAAATGGAAAAagattgatgaagaagaatatggCCAAGACActattttgaagaaaattattgaaaggcaatataataaaaagttAGCAGAAGAATCTATGAATTCTGAGATTCCAAATCAAACTCAACAGAAAAAAGAGTAA
- the SKT5 gene encoding Skt5p (similar to Saccharomyces cerevisiae SKT5 (YBL061C) and SHC1 (YER096W); ancestral locus Anc_7.386) encodes MAMTPSSIHPYKKHLLQSRNLPFETANNVSPELRQASPAVSEGNTYQNDRFTSTTSINRPPSNVSNSFSNLGPQSRAQSQSQLQLQAPSLRETVSDISGNNINNTNNNLSQEYFDLPPPSLPHSGQRSIVSLNSPSPAASSSSSSSVAINKINRNNNNSNNIFANGSTSSLNTNTTGNNKNTKKTRTRSVDLSHLYLLNSSQETQLTATNESVADISHQMISHYLGDENNSSLVPRLETIEMYRQNVKKSKDPNVLFQYAQYILQTALTTSESSSPVSIRTPSKKNVSTKTITQKELKKQFLKEAQHYLKKLSDKGYSDAQYLLADAYSSGAFGKIENKEAFNLFQTAAKHGHIESAYRTSHCLEEGLGTARDSRKALNFLKFAASRNHSSAMYKLGLYSFYGRMGLPNDVNTKQNGVKWLSRAAARANELTCAAPYELAKIYEQGFLDIVIPDEKYAMELYIQAATLGHTKSATLLGQIYEAGNDVVQQDTSLSIHYYTQASLQGGDPVAMLGLCAWYLVGAEPAFKKDENEAFQWALRAANAGLPKAQFTLGHFYEHGKGCEINESLAWKWYERAAENNDERALNKVGSKFGQDKLKNLSTGDAKVKGKQLLKGKTHKKSKSISSLNLFSVFESNKK; translated from the coding sequence ATGGCAATGACACCTTCTTCTATCCACCCTTATAAGAAGCATTTATTACAATCTCGAAATCTCCCCTTCGAAACTGCTAATAATGTTTCTCCAGAATTGAGGCAGGCATCACCCGCTGTAAGTGAAGGCAATACATACCAAAACGATAGGTTTACCTCCACCACTTCTATAAATAGACCACCATCAAATGTCTCAAACTCATTCTCAAACTTAGGACCACAATCTAGAGCTCAATCACAATCGCAATTACAGTTACAAGCTCCATCACTAAGAGAGACAGTATCTGACATTTCGggaaataatatcaataatactaataataatctaaGCCAAGAATATTTCGATTTACCTCCCCCTTCACTACCGCATTCAGGACAGAGATCAATAgtatcattaaattctCCATCTCCTGCtgcatcttcttcttcctcttccaGTGTCgcaattaataaaattaacagaaataacaataacagTAACAATATTTTTGCTAATGGGTCAACAAGTTCTTTGAATACCAATACAACAGgcaataataagaatacAAAGAAAACTAGAACTCGATCCGTTGATTTATCACATTTATATCTATTAAATAGTAGCCAAGAAACTCAATTAACTGCCACAAATGAATCAGTGGCAGATATATCACATCAAATGATTAGTCACTACTTAGGTGATGAAAATAACTCATCATTAGTACCAAGATTAGAAACCATTGAAATGTATAGACAAAACgttaaaaaatcaaaagatCCAAATGTCCTTTTCCAATATGCTCAATACATTTTACAAACAGCATTAACCACATCAGAATCTTCATCACCTGTCTCTATACGGACTccatcaaagaaaaatgtctCAACAAAGACAATAACTCAaaaggaattgaaaaaacaaTTCTTGAAAGAAGCACAACATTacttgaaaaaattaagtGATAAAGGTTACTCAGACGCCCAATACCTATTAGCCGATGCATATTCTTCAGGAGCATTCGGTAAGATTGAAAACAAGGAAgcattcaatttattccaAACTGCAGCAAAACATGGTCACATAGAATCCGCATATAGAACATCTCATTGCCTAGAAGAAGGTCTCGGTACGGCAAGAGATTCACGTAAGGctttgaatttcttgaaatttgCAGCTAGTAGAAATCACTCTTCTGCAATGTATAAATTGGGtctttattcattttatGGAAGAATGGGACTCCCCAACGACGTTAATACAAAACAAAATGGTGTTAAATGGTTATCTAGAGCCGCGGCAAGAGCAAACGAATTGACTTGCGCTGCTCCTTATGAATTAGCCAAGATTTATGAACAAGGGTTTCTAGATATTGTCATCCctgatgaaaaatatgcaatggaattatatattcaagCCGCTACATTGGGTCATACTAAATCGGCTACCTTATTGGGACAAATTTATGAAGCAGGTAATGATGTAGTTCAACAAGATACTAGTCTTTCAATACATTATTATACTCAAGCTTCATTACAAGGCGGTGACCCTGTAGCAATGCTAGGATTATGTGCTTGGTATCTCGTAGGAGCGGAACCTGCTTTcaaaaaagatgaaaatgaagctTTCCAATGGGCTTTAAGAGCAGCAAATGCTGGGTTACCAAAGGCTCAATTTACATTGGGCCATTTTTATGAGCATGGGAAAGGTTgtgaaattaatgaatcattGGCATGGAAATGGTATGAAAGAGCAgcagaaaataatgatgaaagaGCATTGAATAAAGTAGGATCCAAATTTGGTCAAGATAAActtaaaaatttatcaacCGGTGACGCGAAAGTAAAAGGTAAACAATTGCTAAAGGGGAAAACACataagaaatcaaaaagTATTAgttctttgaatttattttctgttTTCGAAAGtaacaaaaaataa
- the NDAI0E04230 gene encoding uncharacterized protein gives MSKRFKSDVPSNNEEEENENENEPYEFQSKSTERYKDYNTDNKRKVHFEKLNSTVFDLYFNHEDKYKDYDYSRPDLIRLATGNLNKDNNHITKKRKRIKSNSSNNDLASKLRMKICENDGSFSKTPDFSASPVTMYQPKDTIRTSKNSSSKQTKSHLNTNADITTNLYWTKDGFHKFNEQPSESQSQSRSHHEDIHISKQEQDHENDNVTRIQGSQQTRNNALAPMEAMDHSVYKYHIATRYPNCIWEPKQRNSKEHENTMTQHSNDRHRHQYRHQDRTNRKKSKHITHFITFLYQFL, from the coding sequence ATGTCCAAAAGGTTCAAGAGTGATGTTCctagtaataatgaagaggaagaaaatgaaaatgaaaatgaaccTTATGAATTTCAATCCAAAAGTACAGAAAGGTACAAAGACTATAATACTGATAATAAGAGGAAAGtacattttgaaaaactaAATAGTACGGtttttgatttatattttaatcatgaagataaatataaGGATTATGATTATAGCAGGCCTGATTTGATAAGATTGGCAACAGGTAActtaaataaagataataatcatattaCGAAGAAGAGGAAACGAATAAAAAGTAATAGCagtaataatgatttgGCATCAAAACTAAGGATGAAAATATGTGAAAATGATGGTTCATTCTCAAAAACTCCCGACTTTAGTGCGTCACCGGTAACTATGTATCAGCCTAAAGACACAATCAGGACAAGTAAAAATTCCTCCTCAAAACAGACCAAAAGTCATCTGAATACCAATGCTGACATTACTACTAACTTATATTGGACCAAGGACGGATTCcataaatttaatgaacaGCCATCAGAATCACAATCACAATCACGATCACACCATGAAGATATACATATATCCAAACAGGAACAGGATCATGAGAATGATAATGTCACTAGAATTCAAGGTAGCCAACAGACAAGAAATAATGCACTTGCGCCAATGGAAGCAATGGACCATTCAGTTTATAAGTACCATATTGCTACGCGATATCCTAACTGTATTTGGGAGCCTAAACAAAGGAATTCAAAAGAACATGAAAATACAATGACACAGCATAGTAATGATAGACATCGACATCAATATCGACATCAGGATAGAACCaacagaaaaaaaagtaagCATATTACTCATTTCATAACCTTTTTATACCAATTTTTATAG